The Actinosynnema mirum DSM 43827 genomic interval GCTGACCCGCGAGCCCGCGCTGGACGCGGTGTTCGTGGGGGCCGACATCATGGCGATGGGCGCGCTGCAGGCGCTGCACGCGCAGGGCAAGCGGGTGCCGCAGGACGTGGCCGTGGTGGGCTTCGACGACCTGGTGCTGGCGTCGACGGCGGTCCCGCCGCTGACGACGGTCAGGCAGGACGTGGAGCAGCTGGGCCGCACGATGACGTGGCGCCTGATGGCGGAGCTGACGGGCGAGGAGAACCTCCCGCCGTTCCTGCTCCTGCCGACCTCGCTGGTGCACCGGGCCAGCGCGTAGACCCTCCCGACCCCGACCCCGACCCCGACCCCGGCCGCGCACGTGGCAGGGGCGTCCGGCGGACCTCAGCGACGAGGTTCGTCGGGCCGGGGTGCGCGGTGCTCGGCGCGGGCTCGCTGCCGCGCGCTCTCCTGGCGGGGGAACCGGTTGACGACCTCCTGGAGCGACCGGTAGTCGTCGAGCGCCACGAGCACGACGGGGTCGCGCCCTGGGCGGGTGACCACCACTCCTTCGCGGTCGGCGATCACCGAGTCGAGCACTTCGGCGCACTTGGCGCGGTACTCGCGCAAGTCCACGACCTTCATCGAGCCTCCTGTGGCGCACAAAGCAGCCGGTCCGGTGCGCCGTGCGGGCGGTCCGGGCCTCGGAGCCGTGCCGGCGTGTCGTGCGAGGCCGAGGGGTGACGCCCCGCCCACCGCCGGTCCCGGCTCCTGGTGCTTCCACTCGTTCAGAGCAATCCGTCGAGGCGGGTAGTTCACCCGATCCGAGCACCGGACAGGTCTTTACACCGCACTTCGGCGGTCGTTACGTTTTTCTTCCACCCGCTCTGGGAGCGCTCCCAGAAACGGTGGTCGGGTTGGTCGTCCCCCGGCCGCCCGGAGCCAGGCGCGGGAGGAGGCGTCCCTTTCGCCCACCGCCTCCTCCCGACCCCGGCCCGGTTCGCGCTCGACCCGCACGGCCCGCCAGGTCCCCGCTCGACTCCCGCTCGACCGGCCCGACCCGCTCAGCCCGCCAGGCCCCCGCTCCACCCGCCAGGTCCCCGCTCCACCGCTCGCCCTGCCCGGCACACGCCCGAACCGCGCAAAGGAGCGCCGTGATGGCACCGCGCCAGCCCGAGCCCACCCCGCCCGTCACCGCACGGGCGCGGCGCGGGAGCCGATTACCCGCCCTCCTGGCCGCCCTCGTCACGGCCGCCGCCACGCTCGTCACCGTCGCCGCCACCAGCCCCGCCCCCGTCGCGCAGGCCGCCCCGGCGAGCCAGCCGCACACCTGGAGGAACGTCGAGATCCAGGGCGGCGGGTTCGTGCCCGGCATCGTCTTCAGCCCCGCCGAGCGGAACCTGATCTACGCCCGCACCGACATCGGCGGCGCCTACCGCTGGAACCAGGCCACCGGCCGCTGGGTCCCGCTGCTCGACGCGATCGGCTGGGACCGCTGGGGCCACAACGGCGTCATCTCGATCGCCCCCGACCCCGTGAACGCCGCCAAGGTCTACGCCGCCGTCGGCATGTACACCAACGACTGGGACCCCGACAACGGCGCCGTCCTGCGCTCCTCCGACCAAGGCGCGACCTGGCAGTCCACCGCCCTCCCGTTCAAGCTCGGCGGCAACATGCCGGGCCGGGGCATGGGCGAGCGCCTCGCCGTCGACCCCAACGACCCGCGCGTGCTGTACCTCGGCGCCCCCAGCGGCAACGGCCTGTGGCGCAGCACCGACAGCGGCGTCACCTGGGCGAAGGTCACGGCGTTCCCGAACCCCGGCAACCACGTCGCCGACCCGAACGACACCACCGGCTACAACAGCGACAACCAGGGCGTCACCTGGGTCACCTACGACCCGCGCTCGTCCGCGTCCGGCGCGCCCAGCCGCACGATCTACGTGGGCGTCGCCGACAAGCAGAACACCGTCTACCGCACCACCGACGCGGGCGCGACGTGGTCCCGCCTCGCGGGCCAGCCCACCGGCTACCTCGCCCACAAGGGCGTCCTGGACCCCGTCGGCGGCTTCCTCTACCTCGCCACCAGCGACACCGGCGGCCCGTACGACGGCGCCAAGGGCGACGTGTGGAAGCACAACACCGCCACCGGCGAGTGGACCAGGATCAGCCCCATCCCGTCCGACAGCGCCGACGACCACTTCGGCTACAGCGGCCTGACCGTCGACCGCACCAACCCGAACACGCTCATGGTCACCACCCAGATCTCCTGGTGGCCCGACATCATCGTGTTCCGCTCCACCGACGCGGGCGCCACCTGGACCCGCATCTGGGACTTCACCAGCTACCCCAACCGCAGCTTCCGCTACACCATGGACATCACCGCCTCCCCGTGGCTGAGCTGGGGAGCCACCCCGCAGCCGCCCGAGGTCACGCCCAAGCTCGGCTGGATGACCGAGTCCCTGGAGATCGACCCGTTCGACCCGGACCGGATGCTCTACGGCACCGGCGCGACGATCTACGGCGCCACCAACCTCACCGCGTGGGACCGGGGCGGCCAGATCACCCTCAAGCCGACGGCCGCAGGTCTTGAGGAGACCAGCGTGCTCGACCTGGTCAGCCCGCCCACCGGCGCGGCCCCGCTGGTCAGCGCGCTCGGCGACATCGGCGGGTTCCGCCACGCGGACCTGGCCGAGGTGCCGCCGATGATGTTCACGCAGCCCAACCTCACCTCCACCACCAGCCTCGACTACGCCGAGTCCAACGCCTCGGTCATGGTCCGCTCCGGCAACTCCGACGCCGCCCCGCACGTCGCGTTCTCCACCGACGGCGGCGCGAACTGGTTCGGCGGCGCCGATCCCGGCGGGGTCACCGGCGGCGGCACGGTCGCGGCGGCGGCGGACGGCAGCCGGTTCGTGTGGAGCCCGGCGGGCGCGGGGGTGCACCTCTCGGTGGGCTTCGGCAACTCCTGGACCGCGTCGAGCGGGGTGCCCGCGGGCGCGGTGGTCGAGTCGGACCGGGTGAACCCGAGGAAGTTCTACGCCCTGGCCGCCAACCGGGTGTACACCAGCGTCGACGGCGGCGCGACGTTCACGGCGGGCGCGTCGGTGGCGGCGACCAAGCTGCACGCCGTGCCCGGCCGCGAGGGCGAGCTGTGGCTGGCGGGCGAGGGCGGGCTGTTCCGCTCCACCGACGGCGGCGCGAGCGCGGTCGAGCAGGCGAACGTCACCAGCGCGGTGAACGTCGGCTTCGGCAAGGCCGCGCCCGGCAGCGCCTACCCGGCGCTGTACGCGGTGCTCACCACCGGCGGCGTGACCGGCGTGTTCCGCTCCGACGACACCGGGGCGAACTGGGTGCGGATCAACGACGACCAGCACCAGTACGGCAACGCGGGCGAGGCGATCACCGGCGACCCGAGGCTGTACGGGCGGGTCTACCTGGGCACCAACGGGCGCGGAATCCTGTACGCCGACCCGAGCGGGCCGCCGCCGAGCACGACGACCACGACCACCACGCCCGGCGGTGGGACCACGACCACGACGACGACGACGACCACTACCACCACCACGGTTCCGCCTTCGGCGTCCTGCGCGGTCGAGTACCGGGTCACGAACCAGTGGTCCGGCGGCTTCCAGGGGTCGGTGCGGATCACCAACCGGGGCGCGACCGCCGTCACCGGGTGGGCGCTGAAGTGGACCTACGCGAGCGGTCAGCGGGTGACCGGCGCGTGGAACGGCAAGGCCGCGCAGAGCGGCGCCGAGGTCACGGTGACCAACGAGGGCTGGAACGGGACCATCGGCGCCGGGGGCGCGGTGGAGTTCGGATTCCAGGCGAGCTGGCAGGGCAGCAACGCCAACCCCGCCGCGTTCACGCTCAACGGCGGATCCTGTTCACCGGTGTGAGGCCCTCGTGTGGGTCCCGGCGGCGCGGCTGCGCGACACAGCCGCGCCGCCGGGGTGCGTTCGCCCCTCCCCGGACCGGGGAGGGGCGAACGCGAGACGGTCCGGTGCCGGATCGCCGGGGTGTCGGATCAGCGGAGTGCTTGTGCCTCAAGGGTTCCGGCGCGGTCGGCCCCGCTGGAGGCCGACCGGCTCCGGTCAGCGCTGGTCGCCCGCGGCCTCGGCGCGCTTGCGGGCCTCGCGCCGCAGCTGCAGGATGCGCGCCGCGCCCACCAGCGCCACCAGCAGCGCCCCGGCGATCGCCGACAGCAGCAGCGCCACCCCCAGCGGCAGCGTGCTGGTGCCGCCGAGGAACGTGATGGTCGCGCCCGCCTGGTTCTGCAGGATGAACACCAGCAGGAACAGCAGCACCACCGCGGAGGCCACGACCGCCACCCACGCGCCGCTGATCCTGGTCGGCCGGGCGCGCCCGGTCCGGTCGGCGCCTCGCGCGGCCGGGGTGGGCGTCGGCGTCGTGGGCTTGGCCGGTGTCGAGGTCGTGGGCGTGGTGGGGGTGGTCGCTGGGCCTCGGGCGTCGGGGGTGGTGCGCGTCGGACGCGTGGCGTCGACCCTGGGCGTGGGCACGGCCTCCGGTGGCGCGGGGTCCACGGCCGGAGCGCGGTTGTCGTCGCGTGGAGCGGTCACCCGCCGATTCTCGCCCCGCGCACACGCCGCCGCGACTCAGCGCGCCGCCCGGAGCCCCGAGGTCACCCGCACGGCGGCCGGTGCTCCAGCGAACCGAAGTACCGTGACCACTCCTCGCGGCTGATCGGCTCGCGCACCGACGCGCACAGCTGCGCCACCACGTGGTCCAGGTCGAACTCCCAGTGCCGGAACGTCCCGTCCGCGCGCGCGGTCACCACCTCGCCCCAGGTCTCCCCGAACGACACCCCGTACACGCCCTCGCTGCTGCCGCTGATCCGCCCGGCGGCGCGCGGCCTGGCGGCGTCGGCCAGGTCCCACAGCCGCACCGTGTCGTCCCGGCCGACCGTGGCCAGCGCCGTGCCGTCGTGCCGGAACCCGAGCGCCCGCACCGGCTGCCGGTGCCCGTCCAGCTCGGCGATCCGGCGCGGCCCCTCCGCCGCCGACACGTCCCACAGCCGCACCACGCCGCTCACCCCGCCCAGCGCGACGGTGCGGTGGTCGGGGGCGAGCGCGACCACGGACACGTCCTCCCCGTCGGACAGCTGCGCGGTCTGCCTCGGCGCGGCGGGGTCGCCGACGTCCCACAGCCGCACCCGGCTCTGGTTGTCGGTGGTCGCCAGCACCCGGCTGTCCTGGCTGAACGCGAGCGCGGTGACCCAGCGCGGGTGGTCGGGCAGCACGCCGATCAGGCGGGGCGCGGCGGGGTCGGCGGCGTCCCACAGCTCGACGGTCATCGCCTCCCGCACCAGCGCCAGCAGCTTGCCGTTGGGCGCGTAGGACAGCTGGGTGACCTGCCCGCTGAAGGTGTGCGCGGGGACCGGTTCGCGGGCGTCGGTGGCGTCCCACAGCCGGGCGCCGGGGCTCTCCAGCGTGGTCGCGAACGCTTGCGCGGCCGGGGTCAGGGCGAACGAGGTGACCGCGTCGACCGGGGTGGTGAGCGTGCCGATGCGCGGGTAGAGGCGGTCGTCGACCGGTTCGCCGACGCGGGCGCTGGGCAGCGGGCGGCCGTCCGGGGACAGCGCGGGGGAGGTGCGCACGGACCGGCTGATCGTGCTGCCGGACTTGCCCGCGTGCGCGCCGAGCACCGCGTCGCGCAGGTCGTCGGTGCCGCTGAGCCGGTAGGCGGCGATCACCAGCTGGTCGGCGACCAGCGGGTCGCTCTCGCGCTTGCCCAGCGACTCGTTGGCGGCGAACCGGGCCAGCGCGATGTTGCGCTGCTCGGTCGCGGTCTCCTGCGCCCGGATCGTCTGCACCATCGCGCCGCCCGCGAGCAGCAGCAGCACCGCCAGCAGCGCCACGAGCTGGCGGAGCCTGCGGGTCTGCCGGTGGGCGAGGCGGCGCTCGCGGTCGCGGGCCTGGGAGCTGGCGGCCAGGAACTCGCGCTCGCGCGCCGACGTGCGGGCGCGGGGGCGGCGGGTCCACTCCAGCGCGGTGTCCAGGCGGGTGCCCCGGTAGAGGGCGTCGGGGGCGCGGTGCAGGGAGATCCACGTCGCGGCGGCCTCGGTGAGCTGGCGCAGGGTGCGCAGGCCCTCGCGGTCCTCGGCGAGCCAGCCGCGCAGGCGGGGCCAGGAGCGGATCAGCGCCTCGTGGGCGATCTCCACGCGGTCGCGGTCGAGGGTGAGCAGGCGGGCGTGGGCGAGCCGGTCGAGGACCACGTCGACGTCCACGTCGTCGTCCAGCTCGGCGCGCGGCAGGCTGCGCTTGGTGTCCTCGGTGCCGTCGCCGAGCGCGGTCAGGCGCAGGAACACCTGGCGGGCCAGCTCGCGCTGCTGGCGTTCGAGGGAGGTGTAGGTGCGCTCGGCGGTCTGCGCGATGGCGTACTGCACGCCGCCCGCCGCCTCGTACCCGGCGAGGGTGAGCGTCGCGCCCCTGCGGCGGCGCCAGGTCTCCAGGAGGGCGTGCGAGAGCAGCGGGAGCACGCCGGGCTGGCCGGTCGCGTCGGCGACGAGGCGGGAGACCAGGGCGGTCTCGACGGTGCAGGAGGCCTTCACGGCCGGTTGCATGATCGCCTGGCGGAGCTCCTCGGTGCCCATGGGCCCGATCAGGAGCTGGTTGTCCTCCAGCGCGGCGACCAGGTCGGGGTGCTGGGCGCAGTGGCCGTAGAAGTCGGCGCGGACGCTGATCACCACGTGCTGCGGGGCGTCGAGCAGCGCGGCGATGAACGCGGCGCGGCGGGAGGTGTCCGAGCAGAGCGTGAAGACCTCCTCGAACTGGTCGACGATCACCAGGTCGGCGGGGGTCTCGGGGAGGGCGAGGTCGGTGGCGGACGGGGTGGTGAGGAGCGTGGTCCCGGCGAAGCGCGCGACCAGACCGGCTTGCAGCAGCGAGGACTTGCCCGCGCCGGAGGCCCCGAACACGGCGGTGAACCGGGCGGAGCCGACCCTGGCGAGGAGGTCTTCGAGGAGCTGGTCGCGGCCGAAGAACCACTCGGAGTCGCGCGGTTGGAACGCGGCGAGCCCGGCGTACGGCGGCTGCTGCTCGACCGGCGGCGGCGCCTCGGGCGCGACGGCGGCGGCGACCTCGTGCCACCGGTCCTCCCAGGCGGCGACGTCCCCCTCGCAGGCCCGCACGTAGGCGAGCGTGACGGCGAGGCTCGGCAGCCTCCGACCGCCCGCGGCGTCGGAGAGGGTGGTGGCGGAGTAGTGCGCCTTGGCCCCGAGCTGCCGGTAGCTGTGCCCGCCCGCGCGGTCGCGCAGCGAGCGCAGGTCGGCGGCGAACTTGAGCAGCGGGGTGTCACCGACGTCCAGCGGACGCTCTCCACGCGGCACAGCCGTCCACCCCCTCGTGAGGTCGATTGTCTGTGTCTGGTGACGCGGAGTCCAGGTCTGACGGGTGGTCCGGGAACCATACCCACTGGTCGGGTGGTGGGAGAACCTGTTCTGCGGTAAGGGATTTCCGTTGCGACGACTGCCCGTGATCATGCCAGTGCTGTTCGGGGGTGGGAGGCGCGCACCCGGTTCCCCCATACGCCGCAACGGATCGCGGCTGGGCGGGGGAGGGATTGGGCGAGTCGGCCCTCGCTCTTGCGGGCGGAACGGGGGTGAGGGGTGTGGGGGACCGGAATGGGGCGGCGGAACGCGGGCGGGGTGTGGGGAGCGGAAATGTGGGATGGGGGAACGCGGGCGGGGGTGTGGGGAGCGGAATGGGGCGGCGGAACGCGGGCGGGGGTGTGGGGAGCGGAATGGGGTGGGGGTGCGGGGGAACGGAATGGGATGGCGGGGCGGAATGGGGTGGCGGGGCGCGGATCGCGGGTGGGGCGCAACGGGACGCGCGTTCGTGCGCGGCGCTGCGCGGGGTGGTTCTCGTGGTGTCGCGTGGTCGGGCGTGCGGGGTCTGAGCGGCGCCGTCCGCGTGGTCCTGGCCGAGGGTCAGGCCAGGACCGAGGCCACGTACGGCTCGGGGTCGGCCAGGATCGCGCGGACCGCGCTGGTCGCCGCGCCTCGCACCGCCGCCTCGTCGCCCAGCGAGGACGCCGTCACCGCCACCGGGGACCAGGCCGCGCTCACCACGCGTCCGCCCAGTTCCGCCTCCAGGGTGGGGCGCAGCCACGGTTCCAGGCGCGCGTACGCGCCGCCCAGCACCACCGCGGGCAGACCGAGCAGGTTCACCGCGCCCGACAGGGCGATGCCCAGCCACCTGGCCGCCGTCCGCACCGCCGCGACCGCCTCCCGGTCGTCCGCGTCGAGCCTGGCGAGCAGGTCCGCCACGTCGGCCGCGCCCGCCGCGCGCAGGATCTCGTCCTGCCCGGCCAGCCGTTCCAGGCAGCCGCGCGAGCCGCACGTGCAGCGCGGACCGCTCGGGTCCACGGACAGGTGGCCGATCTCGCCGCCGAAACCGGACACGCCCTCGAACAGGCCCGCGTCCACGACGATGCCCGCGCCGATGCCGATCTCGCCGGACACGTGCACGAAGTCCTGCGGCGCGTCGCCGTGCCACAGCTCGGCGAGCGCGGCGAGGTTCGCCTCGTTGCCGACCTGCACCGGCAGCCCGCCCGCGTCGGCCCCGAGCAACCGCCCCAGCTCGCCGCGCACGTCCACCTCGCGCCACCCCAGGTTCGGCGCGACCCGCAGCACGCCGCTGGCCGACTCGACCAGCCCCGGCACCGCCACCCCGATCCCGCCGACCGGCACGTCCTCCCTGGTCGCGATCCGCACCGCGGCGGCCACCTCGCCCAGCACCAGCGCGGGCGAGGACGCCCGGTTGTCGCTGTCCCGCACCCACCGCTTCCGCACCCGCCCGGTCAGGTCGACCAGGCAGGTCGCCAGGTAGTCGACCCCGACCTCCACCCCCAGCCCGTGCGGCCCGGCGGGCGACAGGTGCAGCGCGGTCCCGCGCCGACCGGGCCCGCTCCGCGCCTCGGCCGCCCCCTCGACCACCAGGGCCGCGCCGATCATCCGGTCGACGAGGCTGGACACGGTCGCCTTGGTCAACCCGGTCCTGGTCGCCACGGAAGCGCGGGACGAACCGGGAGCGGAGGCGATCGCGTCGAGCACGAGCGCCGAGTTGAGCCTGCGCACGGTGTGCTGACCAGCCGGACCCGACCGACCCGAGACGACCGGCACGACGGTGGCGGCGGGCGCAATAGGCGCGATGGGCGCGGCAGGAACGACGGGCACGACCGGGATGGGGGCGGCGGGAGCCTGACCGGCGCGGCCGGAGGCGGCGGCCGTCGGAGCAGGGGGGCCGAGAAGAGCCTGCGCTGAACCGGGCTGGCCGGCGGCGTCGACCGGCGGACCGGGGTGGCCGGTGGTGTCGGCTGGCGGACCGGGGTGGCCGGTGGCGTCGACCGGCGGACCGGGGTGGCCGGTGGTGTCGGCCGGCGGACTGGAGTCGGCGGTGGCGTCGACCGGCGTGTCGGGGCAGCCAGGGATGTCGACCGGCGAGTCGTCGCGGCCGGGGACAGTGTCGTGTGGACCGGGGTTGCCTGGGGTGACGGGTGCTTCGGCGGTCTCGGGCGTCGTGGTGGTTGAGGGCGTGTCCTGCTGGCCTGCGGCTTCGGGAGGGCTCTGCTTCGCTGTTCGCTGGGCTTGCCGGTTGGTCGGCTGCGGGCTGGACACCACTGGATACTATCCGTCGAACGCGATAAGTTCAGGCATCAAACTTATTGGAGGTTCACCGTGACCGACTTCAGCTTCGGCCTGTGGACGGTTGGCTGGCAGGGGCGTGACCCGTTCGGGGACGCCACCCGGCCCGTCCTCGACGCGCCAACGGCGGTGCGCAAGCTCGCCGAGCTGGGCGCCTGGGGCGTCACCTTCCACGACGACGACCTGATCCCCTTCGGGGCCGGCGCCGCCGAGCGGGACCGGCGGGTCTCCGCGTTCCGCGGCGCGCTCGACGAGACCGGGCTCGTCGTGCCGATGGTGACCACGAACCTGTTCACCCACCCCGTCTTCAAGGACGGCGGCTTCACCAGCAACGACCGGTCGGTGCGCCGGTTCGCGCTGCGCAAGGTGCTGCGCAACCTGGAGCTCGCCGCCGAGCTCGGCGCCAAGACGATCGTCCTGTGGGGCGGTCGCGAGGGCTCCGAGACGGACGCGGGCAAGGACGTGCAGGCCGCCCTGGAGCGGTACCGCGAGGCGCTGGACACGGTCGCGCAGCACTCCGTCGACCAGGGCTACGGCTTCCGGTTCGCGCTGGAGCCCAAGCCCAACGAGCCGCGCGGCGACATCCTGCTGCCGACCGTCGGGCACGCGCTCGCGTTCATCTCCACCCTCCAGCACCACGAGCTGGTCGGCGTGAACCCCGAGGTCGGCCACGAGCAGATGGCCAACCTGAACTTCGTCCACGGCATCGCGCAGGCGCTGTGGCAGAAGAAGCTGTTCCACATCGACCTCAACGGGCAGAAGGGGCCGCGCTTCGACCAGGACCTGGTCTTCGGCCACGGCGACCTGCTCTCGGCGTTCTTCCTGGTCGACCTCCTGGAGAACGGCGGCTACGACGGCCCCCGCCACTTCGACTACAAGCCGCTGCGCACCGAGGACGTCGACGGCGTGTGGGACAGCGCCGCCGCCAACATGCGCACCTACACCCTCCTCAAGGAGCGCGCGCAGGCCTACCGCGCCGACCCCGAGGTGCAGGAGGCGCTGCGGGTCAGCGGCGTCACCGAGCAGGCCGTGCCCACCCTCGGCGAGGGCGAGTCGATCGCGGACTTCCTCGCGGCCGACGAGTCGTTCGACCCCGACAAGGCCGCCGAGCGCGGGTACGGGTTCGTGAAGCTGTCGCAGCTGGCCCTCGAGCACCTCCTGGGCGCCCGCTGATGGCGCTGGTCGCGGGCGTCGACTCCTCCACCCAGTCCTGCAAGGTGGTGGTGCGCGACGCCCAGACCGGCGCGCTGGTCAGGGAGGGGCGCGCCGCGCACCCGCCCGGCACCGAGGTTCACCCCGACGAGTGGTGGACCGCGCTGCGGACGGCGATCGACGCCGCGGGTGGGCTCGACGACGTCGAGGCCGTCTCGGTGGCCGCGCAGCAGCACGGCATGGTGTGCCTGGACGCGTCCGGCGAGGTCGTGCGTCCCGCGCTGCTGTGGAACGACACGCGCTCGGCCGGCGCCGCCGCGGACCTGACCGCCGAGCTCGGCGCGCAGGCGTGGGCGGACGCCACCGGCAGCGTGCCGGTCGCCTCGCTCACGGTCACCAAGCTGCGGTGGCTGGCCCGGAACGAGCCCGAGGCCGCCGCACGGGTCGCCGCGGTGTGCCTGCCGCACGACTGGCTGACCTGGAAGCTGCGCGGTGGTGGCGACCTGGCCGACCTGGTCACCGACCGCAGCGACGCGAGCGGCACCGGCTACTGGTCCCCGGTCACCGGCGAGTACCGGCCCGACCTGCTGGAACTGGCCATGGGACGGGTGCCCGAGGTGCCTCGGGTCGCCGGACCCGCCGAGCTGGTCGGCGGCCGGTACGGGGTCGGCGCGGGCGACAACGCGTCGGCCGCGCTGGGCGTGCAGATCCAGCCCGGTGACGTGGTGGTGTCCGTGGGCACGTCCGGGACCGCGTTCGCGCGCTCCGAGGCGGCGGCTGCGGACGGGACCGGGATCGTGAACGGGTTCGCCGACGCGGAGGGCACCTACCTGCCGCTGGTGTGCACGCTGAACGCCTCCCGCGTCCTGGACGCCACCGCCGCGATGCTCGGCGTCGACCTGGACCGGCTGTCCGAGCTGGCGCTGGGCGCGGAGGCCGGGGCGGGCGGGCTGGCCTTCGTGCCGTACCTGGAGGGCGAGCGCACCCCGAACCGGCCGGACTCCACCGGGGCGCTGCACGGGCTGCGGCTGGACACGGCCACCCCTGGGCACCTGGCGCGGGCCGCCGTCGAGGGGATGCTGTGCAGCCTCGCGGACGCGATCGACGCGCTGCGGGCCGTCGGCACCCCGGTCAGCCGGGTCCTGCTGATCGGCGGCGGGGCTCGGGCGCGGGCGGTCCGGGAGATCGCGCCCGCCGTGTTCGGCTGCCCGGTGCTGGTGCCCGAGCCGGGGGAGTACGTCGCCGACGGCGCCGCCCGGCAGGCCGCCTGGGCGGTCGGCGGCGCCGACGCCCCGCCGGTCTGGACGTCGCTGACCTCGGCCTCGTTCACCGCCGAGGCCACGCCGTTCGTGCGCGAGCGGTACGCCGAGGCGCGGGACCTGACGGTGCCCCGGTTGGGCTGAGGGGGCCGGTCGCGCCGAGGCGCGCGCGTGCGGGGATCGGGCGGGTGATCCGGGGAGCTTCCGGGTCACCCGCTCGTTCGTGTCGGGGCCTTGGCCGCGAACCCCGTCCCCGTGCCCTGGGGGCGCTTGACCCCCGCGCCCCGTGGACGCCTGGCCCCCGAGCCTTGCCGAGGGCGGGGGCGAAGACGGAGGCGGGGGAGCGGGTGGGCTCGTGGGTGTGGTGGACCGGCCCGTGAGCCACGGGCGCGTCGCGCGCAGGACAGCGCGCAGAACACCGCGCGCGGCACCGCGCAGGAAAGACCGCAGCAGTGCGGCGCGGGACAGCGGTGTGGCGGGAACCGGGATGTGTTCGTCGGGCATGAATCCGAAGCTAGAGCCCCGGATTCACGCCCGGCAGCCGGACAAGAGCACGTTGTGGACAACCACCGAGCCTGTGGATGAACCGGTGCGGGGACCGGGCGCAGGTGGTAGGGGCGGCGGGTCAGAACAGGGCGGTCCAGCCCATCAGCTCCGCCACCACGAAGGCCACCACCAGCACCGTCAGGACGACCACCGCCACCAGGGTCACCACGGGGGCGACCTTCGACGGCATCGGCTGGGGGTGGGACAGGCCCGAGGTCTGGCCGGAGTCCGGCGGCGTGTCGCCCGGTGCGACGCCGCCGCCCGGCTCCAGGCCCGGTGTGCGCGTGGGGTCGGGGTCAGGCGGTTTCGCGGTCATACCGTGCCGTGTACCCGTCCGTGCCCGTGTGAATCGGACGTCACACGGGTAAACGAAATCCCATGAGCGGCCTACAGGACGA includes:
- a CDS encoding DUF6480 family protein, whose product is MTAKPPDPDPTRTPGLEPGGGVAPGDTPPDSGQTSGLSHPQPMPSKVAPVVTLVAVVVLTVLVVAFVVAELMGWTALF
- the xylB gene encoding xylulokinase produces the protein MALVAGVDSSTQSCKVVVRDAQTGALVREGRAAHPPGTEVHPDEWWTALRTAIDAAGGLDDVEAVSVAAQQHGMVCLDASGEVVRPALLWNDTRSAGAAADLTAELGAQAWADATGSVPVASLTVTKLRWLARNEPEAAARVAAVCLPHDWLTWKLRGGGDLADLVTDRSDASGTGYWSPVTGEYRPDLLELAMGRVPEVPRVAGPAELVGGRYGVGAGDNASAALGVQIQPGDVVVSVGTSGTAFARSEAAAADGTGIVNGFADAEGTYLPLVCTLNASRVLDATAAMLGVDLDRLSELALGAEAGAGGLAFVPYLEGERTPNRPDSTGALHGLRLDTATPGHLARAAVEGMLCSLADAIDALRAVGTPVSRVLLIGGGARARAVREIAPAVFGCPVLVPEPGEYVADGAARQAAWAVGGADAPPVWTSLTSASFTAEATPFVRERYAEARDLTVPRLG